One part of the Amaranthus tricolor cultivar Red isolate AtriRed21 chromosome 16, ASM2621246v1, whole genome shotgun sequence genome encodes these proteins:
- the LOC130802820 gene encoding probable WRKY transcription factor 40 encodes MDPSSNWVIDTSYGFDLNLNLSNNLKSDDKIINDDEIKSGNLEEELKRMNRENKKLTQLLASMCGNYSELQNQLIGLISPSSSKTENDENSSPKKRKFFETLDNNNGVQQGNTEQSCITYDDDSCKRLGFLSTKPKITNKVFIRIHQSDTSLVVRDGYQWRKYGQKTTRDNPSPRAYYKCANAPICQVKKKVQRSANDKSILEATYEGEHNHPQPNSKDHLDNINHVILSSNNNKNNNNNNNNNNKICSPTSIPSISQDDDHMNHDKVDQVKALQRVFVEEMASSLTKDPSFTSAVAAAISAKMSSAQCNRSERWL; translated from the exons ATGGATCCATCATCTAATTGGGTTATTGATACTTCCTATGGTTttgatcttaatcttaatctctCTAACAATCTCAAATCTGATGACAAGATTATAAATGATGATGAG ATAAAAAGCGGGAATTTAGAAGAGGAGTTGAAGAGGATGAATAGAGAGAACAAAAAGCTAACACAATTATTAGCATCAATGTGTGGGAATTATAGTGAATTACAAAATCAATTAATTGGTTTAATAAGTCCATCTTCATCAAAAACCGAAAATGATGAAAATTCAAGTCCAAAAAAGAGGAAGTTTTTTGAAACTTTGGATAATAATAATGGAGTACAACAAGGTAACACTGAACAAAGTTGTATAACTTATGATGATGATTCATGCAAAAGACTTGGGTTTTTGAGTACCAAACCTAAGATTACTAATAAAGTCTTTATTCGGATTCATCAATCGGATACAAGCTTG gtgGTGAGGGATGGATATCAATGGAGAAAATATGGGCAGAAAACTACTAGAGATAATCCGTCTCCTAGAGCTTACTATAAATGTGCTAATGCTCCTATTTGTCAAGTCAAAAAAAAG gTGCAAAGAAGTGCGAATGATAAATCAATATTGGAAGCAACATATGAAGGAGAACATAATCATCCCCAACCAAACTCAAAGGATCATTTAGATAATATCAATCATGTAATAttaagtagtaataataataaaaataataataataataataataataataacaagataTGCTCTCCTACAAGCATCCCCAGCATAAGCCAAGATGATGATCATATGAACCATGATAAGGTTGATCAAGTAAAAGCATTGCAGAGAGTATTTGTAGAAGAAATGGCATCTTCACTGACCAAAGATCCTTCCTTTACTTCTGCAGTGGCTGCTGCTATTTCTGCCAAGATGTCATCAGCTCAGTGCAACCGTAGTGAAAGATGGTTATAA